The Methylocystis bryophila genome contains the following window.
GAAAAGCTCGCTGCGAGCTATAAGATCAAGGATGGTCCGAACTCGGCGGGCGACTACTTTGAGAGACCGGGCCGTCCGAGCGACACCTTCCCCGCGCCCTTCGCCAATGAGCAGGCGGCTCGCGCCGCGCTCGGCGGCAGCTATCCGCCGGACATGTCGGTGCTTGCCAAGGCGCGCGGCTATTCGCGGGGCTTCCCGACCTTCCTTCTCGATGCTCTGCCGGGGTTCAGCTATCAGGAAGGCGGAGTCGATTACATCGCTTCGCTGGTCCAGGGCTACCGCGATGCGCCGGCGGGCTTCACGCTCGGCGACGGGCAGTTCTACAACGTCTACATGCCGGGTCGGCGAATCGGCATGATCCCGCCCCTGACTGACGGAGCGGTGAAATACAACGACGGCGCTCCCGAAAAAGTCGAGCAATACGCAAAAGACGTCTCGGCCTTCCTGATGTGGTCCGCAGAGCCGCATCTCAACGACCGGAAGAGCATGGGTCTCGCGGTGGTCTCGTTCCTGATCGTGCTCGCGGCGCTGCTGTATTTCGTCAAGCGGAGCATCTGGGCCTCCGTCGACCACTAATGTGGTTCCGCTCGAACGGAATCGTTCGAGCGATAAGGATCACGTCAAATCAAGAAGCTGAAGCGAAGTCGTCCTTATTTTACCAGTTCGATTGGCGGCAGCGGGAAGGCTTGCGGGTCGGTCTGTGATCGGATCAGCGCCTGGCCCGGCGCATAGGCGCGCAAGATCAGATAATAGTCGCCCTTCGGCGCCGGCAGCCAGTTTTGTTCCCGATCAGCCCCTGGATTCTCGTTCTGCAGATAGATTGTGAGCGACCCGTCCGGATTGCGCTTTAGCTTCTTGTTGTCGCTTCCGAGCGAGTAGCGATTGATCGGATTTGAAACCGTGTAATTGTTCGCCAGGTCGTACAAGGTCAGGGACCAAAAGCCCGGCTCGATATAGGGCGGCAGCGTCTTGAAGGTCGCTGTGTAGCGGTTTTTGCCGGAAAGCCGATTGCCGTCGCTTCCGGAAAGGCCGCCGATATAGATCGCCTCCTTGGGCGTGTTCGCAGTGAGCCCGTTTCGGGCGATGACTGCGCGATTATAGTAGTCGTTCCCGAAGTCGCCCGTCGTCGGCGGCGGCACGAGCCAGCCATTGCGGAAGCTTCCGCTCGGGAGCAAAGCTATTTCCGCCCCGATCGACTGGGCGACTTTCGTCATCGAATCGACGACGCCGGGCGGCAGCTTGGCGCGATCCCAGGGCTCGCCAGGGACGATCCCAAGGGGCTTGAACAGCGGCAAAAGCGCGGAGATCTGGTCTTTCGGCGGCGGATTCTCTCTCATCGCTTCGCCGAGAATTTCCCAAAACTGCAACGGGTCCTTGAATTTCAGCGCGCTGACCGGCAGCTTCGGGTCGGCGAACAGCGGCGCAGCATAATCATAGCGGGGCGCCGGCGCCGGGGTCCTTCCCAGGGCCTCGGCCAGCCCTTGCGCCTTCACACCCTCGAGCACCGTCTTGGCCGCCGGCAGGTCGTCGCGGTCCAGGACATGGACTCGGGGTTGAATCAGGACCCAGCGCGTGGGCGAATCGATCCGCTTTGCGTCTGGCGGGAGCTTGCCCTTCCAATCGGGTCCGACCAGGGCGAATTTTCCGCCCTTGTAGCCGCTTGCGACGCCGCCCGCGTAAGCAAAAGCGTTGGTCCAAAAATCGACGATCTCCACCATGTAATAACGGCCGTGCGAGTTGGGGACGCTGAGGATCACCGGCTCGGCGGCAAGATCGAGAAAGCCAAATCCATAAAGCGTGTTGACGTTGGGGGTCACATAGCCCGCTTCCTCAGACAGCTCGGGCGTCGAGATGTCCTCCATCCTCCAAATTGAATTCACTGCGGCCTTGGGATGGGGTCCCAAGGCGTCATTGTAGCGCAAGCAATACATGGTCACGAGCGGCGCGCCCCAGGCTGCGGCGGCTCTAGCGATCGCCTCGGAGTAGACGCCGAGCGCCTTGGCTCGTTCTGCGGCCTGTCGAGAAACCGCGTTTGCTGGAGCGGGCCGGCTCTCGAGATCTGACGCCGCCGCGAGGGCGTTATTCCCCATAAGGGCCAAGAGCAATGTGATCGCTATGCGAGGGTCGCCGATTCCGCGGGCTCCGCAAAAGCGTGCGCTCGTCTCGCCAGATGTAAGCCGCATAGCAATCTCCTTTTACTGTCGGTCTTGCGGCGGAAGGGATCGCTATTCGAGCGGGAAGCGGCAGAGGAGCCGCTCCTCATATGACGGCTCCGCCGTGGCTTTCCGACTTTTAGCAAAGGCCGGAGCATCCGACGCGCCGCGCACATCGGCGGCGACGTCACTCTCCATCGTAGATCTTGCCGTCCGGGCCCTTCCAGCTCTTGCCGGCCTCGTAGAAGCGGTATTCCTCGTCGAAGGTCACTTTTTGCCCGGGCGCGACATATTGCTTGCCCTTGGGATCCGAAGCGCGCGGCGCGGTCACGTAATGGGTGCTCGCCGAGCAGCCTTCTGGAGCTTGGCCCGCCGACTCCGGCTTGCATTCGAGATTTGCGCCCTCGGGAAACAGCACCGTCGCGTTGAAGAAATATTCGAAGCCCTTCTCGCCTGTCGCATGCATCTCGAGACGCTCGGTCATCGTCGTCTTGAACTCCAGAATCTGAGCCGGCTTGTCGAACCGCTGCTTCAGCAGGTTTTCGAGAACGGCTTTCGCCGCCTTTTCTCCGACGTCGCAGCCGCCAAACAGGCATATCGCCGCAAGAGCGGGCGGCGCGGCAAATGCTCCCACGATCAACGTCGCGGCGAGCGCCTGCGTCTTCAGGGTCCAAGGGCGCATGTCGTCTTCCTCTGTTTACAAAATCGAGCGTCGTCACGCGCCCGTTGGCGGCCACTTCCGCTTGCGATCGTCATTCTATCTCAATGTTGTCGCCGTGCGAAAGCGAGCCGCGTCGCGACAGGCTTTTTCGATTTCCCGGCTCAAACACGCCGACGCGCGCACTGCCACGCAATGCATTGAATATACGCTAGAAAAACCGCTCTATGTGCGACTTCGTCTGAGCAATCGCAGCCGGCGTCGCTGTTCGTAACGGCCGTAAAGCGCGCCCTGGCCGCGCGCGGGGCTTACACGATACGAGCTTTCGTTTCGACGGCGCGACCCATTGCGAAATGTCGCTGTTCCATTGCTGCTCGCGTGCATGAGGCCACGAAGAGAGTCACGAAAAACCCTATTTTCGCCATGTGCCTGGGCGAAACCAGTCTCGCCTCGTCGAGGCGCCGAAACCGACCCTTAACCATCGAAGGCTAAAACTTGCGACAATTCACTTACCGTTCAGGCGCCGTCGTCTCAAATGATCTCGGTCACGACACGCCGGGTCTGAACGCAGCGAATGTTGCAAGCAGAGCCGGTTCTGATGGAGCCCGGAATTGATGAACCAGACCGTCCGCCGCCTTCTTGATCGGCAAGGCTGCTTGCACCGCCCCGCGATGACTCTCGCCTCCGACGCCAATCTGTATGACGAAGGACTGACGCCTTTCGCGGCGATCCGCGTCATGCTCGCGCTCGAGGATCATTATGAGATCGAGTTCCCGGTCTCGATGCTGCGACGCCAGAGCTTTGCCTCGATCGACTCGATCGTCGCTTGTCTCGAGGCGCTCCCGCTTTCCAAAAGGCTCGCGAGCCGCGCCGCTTAAGCGGCTTTCGCATGATCGCGCCGCGGCCGCGCATATTGCGGCGCGCGGCCGCATGGGGTAGGTCAAAGCTCTCCCTCGGCCCGGCTGAAAAAGAGAGCTCGCCATGCCTCCCTATCGTTCGCGCACCTCGACCCATGGCCGCAATATGGCGGGCGCACGAGGCCTCTGGCGCGCGACGGGAATGCGCGAGGAGGATTTCGGCAAGCCGATCATCGCGATCGCCAATTCCTTCACGCAATTTGTGCCGGGTCATGTGCATCTCCAGGATCTAGGCCAGCTCGTCGCGCGCGAGGTCGAGAACGCCGGCGGAGTCGCCAAAGAGTTCAACACGATCGCGATCGACGACGGCATTGCGATGGGGCATGACGGCATGCTCTATTCGCTCCCGTCGCGCGAGATCATCGCCGACAGCGTCGAATATATGGCCAATGCGCATTGCGCCGACGCTCTCGTTTGCATCTCGAATTGCGACAAGATCACCCCTGGCATGCTGATGGCCGCGTTGCGGCTGAACATTCCGACGATCTTCGTCTCCGGCGGCCCCATGGAGGCCGGCAAGGCTGACGTGCATGGCAAAGCCGTCGCGCTCGATCTCATCGACGCGATGGTGGCCGCCGCCGACGAGCATTACAGCGACGCCGAGGTCAAGACGATCGAACGCTCGGCTTGCCCGACTTGCGGCTCCTGCTCGGGCATGTTCACGGCGAACTCGATGAACTGCCTCGTCGAGGCCCTGGGGCTGGCGCTGCCGGGCAACGGCACGGCGCTCGCGACCCATGCCGATCGCAAGGAGTTGTTCCTGGAAGCGGGGCGGCGCATCGTCGAGCTCGCGCGCCGCTGGTATGAGGAAGATGACGCCAGCGCCTTGCCGCGTTCGATCGCGAGCTTCAAGGCTTTCGAGAATGCGATGACGCTCGACATCGCCATGGGCGGATCGACGAACACGGTGCTGCATCTTCTGGCCGCGGCGCATGAGGCCGAGGTCGGCTTCACCATGGCCGACATCGACCGATTGTCGCGACGCGTGCCGGTGCTCTGCAAGGTCGCGCCCGCGAAGGCCGACGTGCATCTCGAGGACGTGCATCGCGCCGGCGGGGTCATGGCGATTTTGGGCGAGCTCCTGCGCGCGGGCCTCATTCACGATGGGCTCCCCACCGTGCACAGCAAGACCCTGAGAGACGCCATCTCGGCCTGGGATATTTGCGGCGGCGCGGGCGTCGCCGCGCGAAACTTCTTCCAGGCTGCGCCGGGCGGCGTGCCGACCCAGACGGCCTTTTCGCAAAGCCGCCGCTATGAAGCGCTCGACATGGATCGCGCGCATGGCGTCATCCGCGATGCGGCCCACGCCTTCTCCAAGGACGGCGGCCTCGCTGTGCTCTCCGGCAATCTCGCCGAGGACGGCTGCATCGTGAAGACCGCCGGCGTCGACGACAGCGTTCTCAAATTCACCGGGCCGGCTCGGGTCTATGAGAGCCAGGACGCGGCGGTCTCCGGGATTCTCACGGGCGATGTGAAGGAAGGCGACGTCGTCGTCATTCGTTATGAGGGTCCGCGCGGCGGTCCGGGCATGCAGGAAATGCTCTATCCGACGAGCTATCTGAAATCGAAAGGTCTCGGCAAAGCCTGCGCGCTGATCACCGACGGGCGTTTTTCCGGGGGAACCTCGGGGCTATCCATCGGCCATGTCTCGCCGGAAGCGGCGGAAGGCGGGCTCATCGCGCTCGTTGAAGACGGCGATCGCATCGAGATCGACATACCGGGCCGCTCGCTCAAGCTCGCGGTGAGCGAGGCGGAGCTTGCCGCGCGCCGCAAGGCGCAGCAGGCGAAGGGTTTCGCGCCCGCGCAAGCGCGCCATCGAGTCGTCTCCAAGGCGTTGCGCGCCTATGCGGCGATGGCGACGAGCGCGGCCAAGGGGGCGGTGCGGGAGGTGGGGTAGGGACCCCGCCAGCCGTCTGCGAGTTGCGCTTCGACGGTTTCATGAAGCGGATCATGCCGAGTCTCTGATCACGGCCCCCCATAGGCCCGCTCCACCCGTGCGACGCGCACTTCATAATGCGCGTACCAGCGCTCCTTGCCGAGCTGTTGCGCGACGAGATGCTCGGCGTTGGCCTTCCAGGCCAGGATCGACGTCTCGTCGGTGTAATAAATCGCCGTGACGCCGAAGCCCTCGGAATCATGCGCGGCCTCGATCCCCAGAAAGCCCGGCTGCGACGTCGCGAGCTCGAACATCTTCGCGCCCATCGCGTCATAGGCGGGGTCGGCGTCCTTGCGCAGCGCGGTGAAGACGACGACCCAATAGGGCGGTTTCGGCGTGCTGGCGAAGCGCGCAGACGTCATAAATCTCTCTCCAAGATGCGCCCCGCGGGGTCTTCGGGGGCCGCCGCTCCATAAATTTCCGTCAAATCGAGCTTCA
Protein-coding sequences here:
- the ilvD gene encoding dihydroxy-acid dehydratase codes for the protein MPPYRSRTSTHGRNMAGARGLWRATGMREEDFGKPIIAIANSFTQFVPGHVHLQDLGQLVAREVENAGGVAKEFNTIAIDDGIAMGHDGMLYSLPSREIIADSVEYMANAHCADALVCISNCDKITPGMLMAALRLNIPTIFVSGGPMEAGKADVHGKAVALDLIDAMVAAADEHYSDAEVKTIERSACPTCGSCSGMFTANSMNCLVEALGLALPGNGTALATHADRKELFLEAGRRIVELARRWYEEDDASALPRSIASFKAFENAMTLDIAMGGSTNTVLHLLAAAHEAEVGFTMADIDRLSRRVPVLCKVAPAKADVHLEDVHRAGGVMAILGELLRAGLIHDGLPTVHSKTLRDAISAWDICGGAGVAARNFFQAAPGGVPTQTAFSQSRRYEALDMDRAHGVIRDAAHAFSKDGGLAVLSGNLAEDGCIVKTAGVDDSVLKFTGPARVYESQDAAVSGILTGDVKEGDVVVIRYEGPRGGPGMQEMLYPTSYLKSKGLGKACALITDGRFSGGTSGLSIGHVSPEAAEGGLIALVEDGDRIEIDIPGRSLKLAVSEAELAARRKAQQAKGFAPAQARHRVVSKALRAYAAMATSAAKGAVREVG
- a CDS encoding antibiotic biosynthesis monooxygenase family protein produces the protein MTSARFASTPKPPYWVVVFTALRKDADPAYDAMGAKMFELATSQPGFLGIEAAHDSEGFGVTAIYYTDETSILAWKANAEHLVAQQLGKERWYAHYEVRVARVERAYGGP
- a CDS encoding DUF1254 domain-containing protein, giving the protein MRLTSGETSARFCGARGIGDPRIAITLLLALMGNNALAAASDLESRPAPANAVSRQAAERAKALGVYSEAIARAAAAWGAPLVTMYCLRYNDALGPHPKAAVNSIWRMEDISTPELSEEAGYVTPNVNTLYGFGFLDLAAEPVILSVPNSHGRYYMVEIVDFWTNAFAYAGGVASGYKGGKFALVGPDWKGKLPPDAKRIDSPTRWVLIQPRVHVLDRDDLPAAKTVLEGVKAQGLAEALGRTPAPAPRYDYAAPLFADPKLPVSALKFKDPLQFWEILGEAMRENPPPKDQISALLPLFKPLGIVPGEPWDRAKLPPGVVDSMTKVAQSIGAEIALLPSGSFRNGWLVPPPTTGDFGNDYYNRAVIARNGLTANTPKEAIYIGGLSGSDGNRLSGKNRYTATFKTLPPYIEPGFWSLTLYDLANNYTVSNPINRYSLGSDNKKLKRNPDGSLTIYLQNENPGADREQNWLPAPKGDYYLILRAYAPGQALIRSQTDPQAFPLPPIELVK
- a CDS encoding acyl carrier protein; this translates as MNQTVRRLLDRQGCLHRPAMTLASDANLYDEGLTPFAAIRVMLALEDHYEIEFPVSMLRRQSFASIDSIVACLEALPLSKRLASRAA
- a CDS encoding cytochrome c1, with the protein product MLAVALIMLVSPCLANAAESASEHEERPRQFDWSFAGVSGRYDKAQLRRGFKVYREVCSSCHSIRLLAFRNLAESGGPELSQAEVEKLAASYKIKDGPNSAGDYFERPGRPSDTFPAPFANEQAARAALGGSYPPDMSVLAKARGYSRGFPTFLLDALPGFSYQEGGVDYIASLVQGYRDAPAGFTLGDGQFYNVYMPGRRIGMIPPLTDGAVKYNDGAPEKVEQYAKDVSAFLMWSAEPHLNDRKSMGLAVVSFLIVLAALLYFVKRSIWASVDH